The Urocitellus parryii isolate mUroPar1 chromosome 6, mUroPar1.hap1, whole genome shotgun sequence genome includes a window with the following:
- the Znfx1 gene encoding NFX1-type zinc finger-containing protein 1, whose protein sequence is MNSSDLNMEDRRPHLEARPRNPHTNHRGSMDGELPPRARNQANNPPANALRGGTNHPGRHPRANNHPVPYRQREERFRAMGRNPHQGRRNQEGHTSDEARGQRHGPENDNRQRNDNQEGRNRRPPWSNENFQQWRTPHQKPTEQPQQVKKLGYKFLESLLQKDPSEVVITLATSLGLKELLSHSSMKSNFLELICQVLRKACSSKMDRQSILHVLGILKNSKFLKVCLPAYVVGMSTEPNPDIRNQYPEHISNIISLLQDLVSVFPASSVQETSMLISLLPASLNALRASGVDIEEETEKNLEKVQTIIEHLQEKRREGTLRMDTYTLVQPEAEGHVESYRTMPIYPTYNEVHLDERPFLRPNIISGKYESTAVYLDTHFRLLREDFVRPLREGILELLQSFEDQCLRKRKFDDIRIYFDTRIITPVCSSSGIVYKVQFDTKPLKFVRWQNSKRLLYGSLVCMSKDNFETFLFATVSNREHEDLCRGIVQLCFNEQSQQLLAEVQPSDSFLMVETTAYFEAYRHVLEGLQEVQEEDVPFQRNIVECDSHVKEPRYLIMGGRYDFTPLIENPSATGESLRTVEGLRRPRVNVLDPSQWPSKEALKLDDSQMEALQFALTRELAIIQGPPGTGKTYVGLKIVQALLTNETVWQISRQKFPILVVCYTNHALDQFLEGIYKCQKTSIVRVGGRSNSEILKQFTLRELRNKREFRRNLPMHLRRAYMSIMTEMKESEQELHEGAQTLECTMRGVLREQYLEKYISPRHWESLMSGPMQDSEWICFHQWKHSMMLEWLGLGVGSFTQNVASAGPENAAQAEGEEEEEGEEEGSLIEIAEEADLIQADRVIEEEEVVRPRRRKKEENGADQELAKMLLAMRLDHYGSGTTAGQEQATGEWKTQRNQKKKMKKKVKVELRKLNTMTEAEANAIQDVWQLDLNSRWQLYRLWLQMYQADTRRKILNYERQYRTSAERMAELRLQEDLHILKDAQVVGMTTTGAAKYRQILQKVEPRIVIVEEAAEVLEAHTIATLSKACQHLILIGDHQQLRPSANVYDLAKNFNLEVSLFERLVKVNIPFVRLNYQHRMRPEIARLLTPHIYQDLENHPSVLKYEKIKGVSSNLFFVEHNFPEQEIQEGKSHQNQHEAHFVVELCKYFLCQEYLPSQITILTTYTGQLFCLRKLMPAKTFAGVKVHVVDKYQGEENDIILLSLVRSNQEGKVGFLQISNRICVALSRAKKGMYCIGNMQMLAKVPLWSKIIHTLRENNQIGQTLRLCCQNHPDTHTLVSKASDFQKVPEGGCSLPCEFRLGCGHVCTRACHPYDSLHKEFQCMKPCQKVICQDGHRCPLVCFQECQPCQVKVPKTIPQCGHEQMVPCSMPESDFCCQEPCPKVLRCGHRCSHPCGELCVQLCSVMVTVELKCGHSQQVKCGNVEDLKYDMPVKCTTKCDTILDCGHPCPGSCHSCFEGRFHERCQQPCKRLLICSHKCQEPCIGECPPCQRTCQNRCVHSQCKKKCGELCSPCVEPCVWHCQHYQCTKLCSEPCNRPPCYVPCTKLLACGHPCIGLCGEPCPKKCRVCHLDEVTQIFFGYEDEPDARFVQLEDCSHIFEVQALDRYMNEQKDDEVAIRLKVCPICQVPIRKNLRYGTSIKQRLEEIEIVKEKIQGSAGEIATSQERLTALLESKSLLHQLLPEDFLTLMEKLAQKNLSVRDLGLVENYISFYDHLASLWDSLKKVHVLEQSKVRTRLDQVHEWLARKRLSFTSQELSDLQSEIQRLTYLVNLLSRCKMAEGKVKGSIAEEVYSIRNILEKTCKFTQEDEQLVQKKMDALKATLPCSGLGISEEERVQIVSAMGFPRGHWFKCPNGHIYVISECGGAMERATCPECQEVIGGENHTLERSNQLASEMDGAQHPAWSNTANNLLNFEEIRRMI, encoded by the exons ATGAATTCAAGTGACTTAAACATGGAAGACAGAAGACCTCATCTGGAGGCCAGGCCCAGGAATCCCCATACCAACCACAGAG GATCTATGGATGGAGAATTACCACCAAGAGCTAGAAATCAGGCCAATAACCCACCAGCCAATGCTCTCAGAGGAGGAACCAACCATCCTGGAAGGCATCCTAGGGCCAACAATCATCCTGTTCCTTACCGGCAAAGGGAGGAGAGATTTAGGGCCATGGGGAGGAATCCACATCAGGGAAGGAGGAACCAGGAAGGGCATACCAGTGATGAAGCTAGAGGCCAAAGACATGGTCCAGAGAATGATAACAGGCAGAGAAATGACAACCAAGAGGGTAGGAATCGCAGACCACCATGGTCCAATGAAAATTTCCAGCAGTGGCGGACCCCCCACCAGAAGCCTACGGAACAGCCTCAGCAGGTTAAGAAACTGGGCTATAAGTTCCTAGAAAGTCTTCTGCAAAAAGACCCCTCTGAGGTGGTCATCACACTTGCCACAAGTTTAGGGCTGAAAGAGCTCCTATCTCATTCTTCCATGAAATCCAACTTCCTTGAGCTCATCTGCCAGGTTCTTCGGAAGGCTTGCAGCTCCAAAATGGACCGCCAGAGTATTCTTCATGTACTAGGCATATTGAAGAACTCCAAATTCCTCAAAGTTTGCCTGCCTGCTTATGTGGTAGGGATGAGTACCGAACCCAATCCTGACATTCGAAACCAGTATCCGGAACACATAAGCAATATCATCTCCCTCCTTCAGGATCTTGTAAGCGTCTTCCCTGCCAGCTCTGTGCAGGAAACTTCCATGCTCATTTCTCTCCTGCCAGCTTCTCTTAATGCTTTGAGAGCTTCTGGTGTTGACATAGaagaggagacagaaaaaaaCCTGGAAAAGGTGCAGACCATCATTGAACATCTGCAGGAAAAGAGGCGAGAGGGCACTTTGAGAATGGATACCTATACTCTAGTGCAGCCTGAGGCAGAAGGCCATGTGGAGAGCTACCGGACCATGCCCATCTACCCGACCTACAATGAAGTGCACTTAGATGAGAGGCCCTTCCTTCGTCCCAACATCATTTCTGGAAAATATGAGAGCACTGCTGTCTATCTGGATACCCACTTCCGACTCCTGAGAGAAGATTTTGTCAGACCCCTGAGGGAAGGCATTTTGGAACTTCTCCAAAGCTTTGAAGATCAGTGTTTGAGGAAGAGAAAGTTTGATGACATCCGGATCTACTTTGATACGAGGATCATCACTCCTGTGTGTTCATCATCAGGCATTGTCTATAAGGTTCAGTTTGATACAAAACCACTGAAGTTTGTTCGCTGGCAGAACTCTAAGCGATTGCTGTATGGGTCTTTGGTATGCATGTCCAAGGACAACTTTGAGACATTTCTTTTTGCCACTGTTTCTAACCGGGAGCATGAAGATCTCTGCAGAGGAATTGTCCAACTCTGTTTCAATGAGCAGAGCCAACAGCTGCTAGCAGAGGTTCAGCCCTCTGACTCTTTCCTCATGGTGGAGACAACAGCATACTTTGAGGCTTATAGGCATGTCCTGGAAGGACTCCAGGAGGTCCAGGAAGAAGACGTCCCCTTCCAGAGGAATATTGTGGAATGTGACTCTCATGTGAAGGAGCCCAGGTACTTGATAATGGGGGGCAGATATGATTTCACCCCCTTAATAGAGAATCCTTCAGCCACTGGAGAATCTCTGAGGACTGTTGAGGGTTTGAGACGTCCTAGAGTTAATGTCTTAGACCCTAGTCAGTGGCCCTCAAAAGAAGCCCTGAAGCTGGATGACTCTCAGATGGAAGCCTTGCAGTTTGCTCTCACAAGGGAGTTGGCAATTATTCAAGGACCTCCTGGAACAG gcaAAACCTATGTGGGTCTAAAAATTGTTCAAGCCCTTCTGACCAATGAGACCGTTTGGCAAATTAGTCGCCAGAAGTTCCCCATCTTGGTTGTATGTTACACTAATCATGCTTTGGACCAGTTTCTGGAAG GCATCTACAAGTGTCAAAAGACCAGCATTGTGCGGGTGGGTGGAAGGAGCAACAGTGAAATCCTTAAGCAGTTCACCCTGAGGGAACTGAGGAACAAGCGGGAATTCCGCCGTAACCTCCCCATGCACCTCCGAAGAGCCTACATGAGT ATCATGACAGAGATGAAGGAATCAGAGCAAGAGCTCCATGAAGGTGCCCAGACCCTGGAGTGTACAATGCGTGGTGTCCTTCGGGAACAGTACCTGGAGAAGTACATCTCCCCCCGGCACTGGGAAAGCCTAATGAGTGGACCGATGCAG GACAGCGAGTGGATCTGCTTCCACCAGTGGAAGCACTCCATGATGCTTGAATGGCTGGGTCTAGGTGTTGGTTCTTTCACTCAAAATGTTGCCTCAGCAGGACCTGAAAATGCAG CCCAggcagaaggagaagaagaggaggaaggggaggaggagggttcGCTGATTGAGATTGCAGAGGAGGCTGACCTGATTCAAGCAGACCGGGTGATTGAGGAGGAAGAGGTGGTGAGGCCCCGGCGAcggaagaaggaagagaatgggGCAGATCAGGAGTTGGCTAAAATGCTTTTGGCCATGAGGCTAGACCACTATGGCTCCGGAACTACAGCTGGACAGGAGCAAGCTACAGGAGAGTGGAAG ACCCAGCgtaaccagaaaaagaaaatgaagaagaaagtgaAGGTTGAACTTCGCAAACTGAACACCATGACTGAGGCCGAGGCCAATGCGATCCAGGATGTCTGGCAGCTGGACCTGAATTCTCGCTGGCAGCTTTATAG GCTGTGGCTACAGATGTATCAGGCTGACACTCGCCGGAAGATTCTCAACTATGAACGCCAGTACCGCACATCAGCAGAGAGAATGGCTGAGCTGAGACTCCAGGAAGACCTGCATATCCTTAAAGATGCCCAGGTTGTTGGCATGACAACCACAG GTGCTGCAAAATACCGCCAGATCCTACAGAAGGTGGAGCCTCGCATTGTCATTGTGGAAGAGGCTGCTGAAGTCCTTGAGGCCCATACCATTGCTACATTGAGCAAAGCTTGCCAGCACCTCATCCTGATTGGGGACCACCAGCAG CTGCGCCCCAGTGCCAATGTGTATGATCTGGCCAAGAACTTCAATCTTGAGGTGTCCCTTTTTGAACGGCTAGTGAAAGTAAACATTCCTTTTGTCCGTCTGAATTACCAG CACCGCATGCGCCCTGAAATTGCCCGCCTCTTGACCCCCCACATCTACCAGGATCTGGAGAATCATCCCTCTGTTCTCAAGTATGAGAAGATTAAG ggGGTCTCTTCCAACCTTTTCTTTGTAGAACACAACTTTCCTGAACAGGAAATCCAAGAAGGCAAAAGCCATCAGAACCAGCATGAGGCTCACTTTGTGGTAGAGTTGTGCAAGTACTTTCTGTGCCAGGAGTACCTACCCTCCCAGATCACCATCCTCACCACCTACACTGGGCAGCTTTTCTGCCTGCGAAAACTCATGCCTGCCAAGACATTTGCTGGTGTCAAGGTCCATGTTGTGGACAAATACCAAGGGGAAGAAAATGACATCATCCTCCTCTCACTAGTGAGAAGCAACCAGGAGGGCAAGGTGGGTTTTCTCCAGATATCCAACCGTATCTGTGTGGCCTTGTCCAGAGCCAAGAAGGGGATGTACTGCATTGGAAACATGCAGATGCTAGCCAAGGTGCCCTTGTGGAGCAAGATCATCCATACCCTTCGAGAGAACAATCAGATAGGCCAAACACTCCGACTGTGCTGCCAGAACCACCCTGATACCCACACCTTAGTCTCCAAAGCTTCCGACTTCCAAAAAGTGCCCGAAGGAGGCTGCAGCCTGCCCTGTGAGTTCCGGCTGGGCTGTGGGCATGTCTGCACCCGTGCCTGCCACCCCTATGATTCCCTGCATAAGGAGTTCCAGTGCATGAAGCCATGCCAGAAGGTCATCTGCCAGGACGGACACCGGTGCCCCCTTGTTTGCTTTCAGGAGTGTCAGCCTTGTCAAGTGAAGGTTCCTAAAACCATTCCTCAGTGTGGCCATGAACAGATGGTTCCTTGTTCAATGCCTGAGTCAGATTTCTGCTGCCAGGAGCCCTGCCCCAAGGTCCTGAGATGTGGCCACAGATGTAGCCACCCATGTGGTGAGCTTTGTGTGCAGTTGTGTTCAGTAATGGTCACTGTGGAACTCAAGTGTGGACACAGCCAACAGGTGAAGTGTGGTAATGTGGAAGACCTCAAGTACGATATGCCAGTCAAGTGTACCACCAAGTGTGACACCATCTTGGACTGCGGGCATCCTTGCCCTGGCTCTTGCCATAGCTGTTTCGAAGGGCGCTTCCATGAGCGTTGTCAGCAGCCCTGCAAGCGCCTGCTCATCTGCTCACACAAGTGCCAGGAGCCCTGCATTGGTGAGTGCCCGCCCTGTCAGCGGACCTGTCAGAACCGGTGTGTCCATAGCCAGTGTAAGAAGAAGTGTGGGGAGTTGTGCAGCCCCTGTGTGGAACCCTGTGTCTGGCACTGCCAGCACTACCAGTGCACCAAACTCTGCTCTGAGCCCTGCAACCGACCCCCATGCTATGTGCCTTGTACTAAGCTACTGGCTTGTGGCCACCCTTGCATTGGTCTGTGTGGGGAGCCATGCCCCAAGAAGTGCCGTGTTTGCCACCTGGATGAGGTCACACAAATCTTCTTTGGCTATGAAGATGAGCCTGATGCCCGCTTCGTGCAGCTAGAAGACTGCAGCCACATCTTCGAGGTACAAGCCCTGGACCGCTACATGAATGAGCAGAAGGATGACGAAGTTGCCATCAGGTTGAAGGTCTGCCCTATCTGCCAGGTGCCTATACGCAAAAACCTGAGGTATGGAACCAGCATCAAACAGCGACTAGAAGAGATCGAAATCGTCAAGGAAAAGATCCAGGGCTCAGCAGGGGAAATTGCAACTAGTCAGGAGCGACTTACGGCCCTGTTGGAGAGCAAGAGCCTCCTCCACCAGCTGCTCCCTGAAGACTTCCTGACGCTAATGGAGAAGTTAGCCCAGAAAAACCTATCAGTTAGAGACCTGGGGCTTGTTGAGAATTACATCAGCTTCTATGACCACTTGGCCAGCCTGTGGGATTCTCTGAAAAAGGTACATGTCTTAGAACAAAGTAAAGTGAGGACTCGACTCGACCAGGTCCATGAGTGGCTGGCCAGGAAGCGCTTGAGCTTCACCAGCCAGGAACTGAGTGACCTTCAGAGTGAAATCCAGAGGCTTACATACCTGGTGAACCTCCTGAGCCGCTGCAAGATGGCAGAAGGGAAGGTGAAAGGTAGCATAGCAGAAGAGGTCTACAGTATCCGGAACATCCTCGAGAAAACATGTAAGTTCACCCAGGAGGATGAACAGcttgtacagaaaaaaatggatgctCTGAAAGCCACCCTTCCCTGCTCTGGCCTGGGCATCTCAGAGGAAGAACGAGTGCAGATTGTTAGCGCCATGGGTTTCCCTCGTGGCCACTGGTTCAAGTGCCCCAATGGCCACATTTATGTGATTAGTGAGTGTGGAGGAGCCATGGAGAGGGCCACTTGTCCTGAGTGTCAGGAGGTAATTGGTGGTGAAAATCATACTCTGGAAAGGAGCAACCAACTTGCTTCTGAGATGGATGGAGCCCAGCACCCTGCCTGGTCGAACACAGCCAACAACCTACTGAACTTTGAGGAGATCAGGAGGATGATCTAG